A single genomic interval of Lacrimispora sphenoides JCM 1415 harbors:
- a CDS encoding helix-turn-helix domain-containing protein, with protein MILSEKIIALRKKAGWSQEELAHQMGVSRQSVSKWESGTSIPDLERILKLSQAFDVSTDYLLKEEMEADPASIAMETDRDEVQKTVTLDMANQFMDIKIRGAKKTASGIAAYVLSPVMLIFLGGLTELKNVNISENMAGGLGVAILLLIVGIVTVFFVMNGMKMESYQYLEKEIFRLEYGVEGIVRKRMAEYEGTYRIFNVAGVFLCIICALPLMTAVALSSSDFVYVMCVVFLLIIVACAVFLFVIAGEKKGCFQMLLQEGDYTVEKKLEKKQTEYLHVIYWSTITAVYLGISFYTGNWSRTWIIWPCAGVMYAAVQASAAALKGKKTTH; from the coding sequence GTGATATTATCAGAAAAAATTATTGCATTGCGTAAGAAGGCCGGATGGTCGCAGGAGGAGCTGGCACACCAGATGGGCGTATCGAGGCAGTCAGTATCTAAGTGGGAGTCCGGAACTTCAATTCCTGATTTGGAACGAATTTTAAAACTTAGTCAGGCATTCGATGTCAGTACGGATTATTTATTAAAGGAAGAGATGGAGGCAGATCCGGCATCTATTGCCATGGAAACTGATCGCGATGAGGTTCAGAAGACAGTTACCCTTGATATGGCCAATCAATTCATGGATATCAAGATCCGGGGGGCAAAAAAGACAGCCTCAGGTATCGCGGCTTATGTTTTGTCTCCGGTCATGCTGATTTTTCTGGGAGGATTAACAGAATTAAAAAATGTAAACATCAGTGAAAACATGGCAGGAGGATTGGGAGTGGCCATATTACTGCTGATTGTCGGAATTGTCACAGTGTTTTTTGTAATGAATGGTATGAAGATGGAATCTTACCAGTATTTGGAGAAAGAAATCTTCCGCCTGGAATATGGAGTGGAAGGGATCGTACGAAAAAGAATGGCAGAATATGAAGGAACCTATAGAATCTTTAATGTGGCAGGTGTTTTCCTGTGTATTATCTGCGCTTTGCCATTGATGACAGCCGTTGCGTTAAGCAGCTCAGACTTTGTCTATGTTATGTGTGTAGTGTTCCTGTTGATCATAGTTGCCTGTGCTGTATTTTTATTCGTAATAGCAGGAGAGAAAAAAGGCTGCTTCCAGATGCTGCTGCAGGAGGGGGATTATACGGTAGAGAAAAAACTGGAAAAGAAGCAGACAGAATACCTGCATGTGATCTATTGGAGTACCATAACCGCAGTATATCTCGGCATCAGCTTTTATACGGGAAATTGGAGCAGGACATGGATTATCTGGCCTTGCGCAGGAGTTATGTATGCGGCGGTGCAGGCGTCAGCTGCAGCATTGAAAGGTAAGAAAACGACACATTAA